Within the Hermetia illucens chromosome 6, iHerIll2.2.curated.20191125, whole genome shotgun sequence genome, the region cacgcggttctttgaattttattaaacttggttctattgtactttttgcccaAACCCTGTCACtatacaatagagccatacgttaggatGAAATTGTCAGAACTgtgaacatccagagaactatcTTCGACCAAAGACCCCATTTGTTTGCGAAGGTTCTTTCGCAGGCATAAAAGGTTATCCTAACCTTCTTAATCCGCAGCTCTAtactcaatctccaatttagctttggatccaggattacacgcggatactttacattgtggggaaagaaccaatctttgtccaTTCAGCCGCGGTTGTTGGAATTCAGGAACCATTGTCCTGGTGCTCAGAAGTTAGATAAAATTAACATGTGAACCAAACCGGTTCCAGGCGAATGCTTCTTACATCATGATAACCCTTAGTATCTAACCCCAACTAAAACTACTTGCATGGAGTCATGCGTCCTGCTCACCAGATTGGGTATCATAGAACTTTCTTCTGTTTCCTAGACtgggaaaagaagaaaaggtaGCTATCAATATCGACGACTCAACACAATGTCACGACCACCTAGCAGGTATCATGGAGGACGAACATTGGAATGGTTGGAAGGTTCGATAAATACTTTAGTTTCAACTTTTAAATTACAGACTGCCGTTCCATTATGATCTGCAGTTGGAGAATTCAAAACCGAAGCTCATTTGTTCTTTAtcaatcaagttttcgagatgttttccGTAGGAGCGGGTATTATCTTAGTTATCTTTACAATTGCAATCAAGATTATTCTTCTCATCCCAGTTGTAATCAATAAGACGTTACCAAATGGCTAAATTGACCATCCGAATTGACTTGTCAACTAATATACACACATATGCTCAGCTCAACTGTAACAGGTGTACAACTATGAAATACAGATTTTTTCCAACAAAATATGCTCATTTCGGAAGAAAGTTTGTTTCATTGCCAGTTACATATTTTCCCACTCTTTCCGACAATTTATGAATACCACGTGAGCTTTCTCAGGTCATAATGGACCACGCCCTTAAGGTTTTACCAAACATAAAGCATCATCTTTTGGCTGAAATTTTCGGCCTCATGATCGATGTGGATAATGGGCCTGGATCtactcatgatttttttcgatgCAACAACAACTTTCTCTTGTATAGTGCAAAATCTGACAAGTGGGTTTGCGCCTCTCTCGTTTAACTTTTGGCAGAGTTATACTTGCACTTCACGTCCCTGAGATCATCCCACCGACAATGGGCGCGCCCGGCTTACACGCCGCCAAGTAAGAGCGCGAGCGGCCAACACGTTCACAACCAAGGACCGCGAGCGGCCAggaattggggggggggggggttctacCCATTCCGTTTTCGAGTCTTGGAACCACCTTTCGAAGGTCCTCGGAAACAGCTTGTTGATCTACTCTCAATTGCTGTTGTTTTTGTGTTTGCGAATCATCTTCATCAAATAACGGCTGCAATTTCACATTTTCGTACTTTTCCAGCGGTTTTCTGCTTTCCTTGTCTGCAACATCTTGAAATCTTACGATAGAGCATGCTTACCGCAAGCGATTCGCAGTCGATACGATTCagcaacattttttaaaaatgaaaataaaaaaataatgttgTCCGCGAATGGTTTAAAATGTGACATATTAAAGACATGTAGGCACTTTTTCTGTTTACTACCTATGCGCCTTTGAACTAACTAACTACTGTGTCATCTGTGTTCTCAAAATGGCATTTCTTAGTTGTACATCTGGTAGTACCTATGAATGGCTGCCTCTACGCTAAGCAGTTTGGGAATATCGTGACCTTTGGAATTACAGTTCCTCTAGATCCATTGCCAAAACCTCGCGTGGTTTTCTTAATCGCCTAGATAATTAATTTTTATGCAGAAAACGAAAACTGATACCCGCCCTCAATATGGCACCCATCAGTCTTTATGCGGCCTTTGAGAAATTGATTCATTCAAGCAAAAGGCAGCACGAAGGAGGACGCTGATTACATCTCAACACAAAGATCAAGTTAAcactgttctatgctagtgtcctttctgtgttgctatatgggagtaacgaAAGGAAACATTAGTTTACTCACAAAAAGGCAGAACATCGTTACCCCGAATAttctttattatatttataatttcCTTCTCAGAAAAACCAGCTAGAAGGTGCAATTCTACATAAATCAAATAAATGCACAATGGAACAACAATAAATTACttatttttctgaaaaatttatatatatatatagtagaaCATTTATTTAGACTTCGACTTTCCTTTCTTAAACTTAATTGAATGGCTTTCGGATCTGAGAACAAAACGCGAGGTAACGTTCAATTTAAGAACCGCAAGAGGCGAAAGAACTATGCAACTATGGATGGAAGAAAATTCTTTCATTGGATTCTAGTAAAGCTTTTGGCtaataataaatcaattttaaatgTATGGAATGTTTTGTATTTAATTCATATGATTTGAGCAGTAAATTTGTCGCCCACTTACATTTCTCATTCTGTTATCTATTCTCCGTTCACCAAGCATTTTACAAAGAACGTTCGACCTATGGCATTATTCGGAATAAGATTTGAATACTTCAGGAGTAAATTTAACACATCTCGCGATTTATTATATTGCAAAGCCACGTCCAGGAAAGAATTCCAATCAAAGTATCGATTGATATCGATTTGTTCCGTGTCCATCACTCGATTATCACAATTAACACAGCTTACTTGCCCTAACTGGATGCTAGCAAATATTTCGAAACACTTCTCCCATTCATCTATGTCAAAAGATTTGGCAGCTTCACGGAACAAGCTCACATCTGGGTAACTCAAGGCAACTGAGATGGCCTTTGCAATTTGACCTTCCTGCATGTAGAATCGACACACAGTGTCTATGATAGATGGAACCGCGTTTAGGATCTCCAAACATCGTTTCTGCTCATTGCGAGACCATAGAAATTTCACAAGAGTTTCACCCAGTGCGTGGAATCGACACTTTGCCGGGAACTCGAGTGGGAAACCGCAATTACTGCATCGACTAAGTTCTACTGCGTTCACAAGTACGAAGCCATCGATTATGAACTCTCTTGATATGTCGTCGACCTCCCAGATAATTTCCGGattcaaataattgaaatacATCTCGTAGCAATTTTTCTTAGCTTCTACTTGATTATCACCATTTTCTACCATGACTTCTTTCAGTTTTTCCAGCAATTCTATGATCTCACGAGAATCGTACGTATCGAATATTGTGCTGTACCGATCCAGAAAGTTCACATTGCTAATTTGCGATGATTTGAATATCATGAATAAATTATAAACcgttttttgctcctccgacaAAATTGTTTCTGGAACTATTTCTTGCATCTTTCGGGTCTCCCGCAATCTATCACAAATAACGTCTTGATCGTTTTCTAACTGCTCATTAATCTCTTTGAATGGATTGTTTCTCTCAATCGGAATGAGATCGTTCACCAAATTCTTTTGATCTTCTgcgaaaatattgaatttgtaCTTGATAATATTTTTGCCAAACCTGCCGGTCACTGTAAGTAACGCGTCCTTCAATTGCTTATCagaatttggttttattttgagATTCTCgcaaaatgagttttctaggaTGTAGACTCCATTGTTTAGCCTTTTCGTTTTTGTAGGAGCTCGTTTTGAAGTCGCGATAATATCGTTCTCGTTCTGATTCATACTGTCAAATATAACCGACAGATCATTTAGCATTTCGTATTGGCTGTTTGAGATCAAATACGATTTGATTGTGCCCAAAATATGCAAGTCGTATTGTTCTTTGGCTTTCTCAgcgaaatattttaaattcgtTTTAAGAAGTTGTGCGCATTCCAGTAGACGCTGTCTGTGCACTAATTCTATAGCGTGAGATTGCAAAGTATTCAGCTGCACACGTTGCAATGAACCCAAATttgtaaatatgaaaatatcacTGCCTATCACTTTGCAATCGGTAATCCGGTCATTGAATTCATTGCACCATAAAACCACTGAAGATgttctaggatcgaaaatataCACACCTGTTTCAGTGTGCGTAAAAATGAGCTCTGAGAGGATTGTTTGGAGTTTTGGAAACTGTAGTATTTGAGGTGGATACGTGTTGCTGTCCTCGTTGCCATCTCTTTCGTCGTCACAATATTGTTGAATCTCATCAAGATTTCTTATTATTCGAACCGGTGGACATGCTAAAGACTCCTTGAACTGATGTGTTTGTAATACGTTCCCTTCAAGGTCTACCTCCCAGAGGCGAGATCCTGGTCGGGCACAGTAAATTCGTGAAGCGAATAAATTTTCATTGGGTGAAATAGCAAAAGTTGCACCAAAATATCCATCACGCGGACGATTTCCAatctgaaatataaaaaataataataaatataagcctaaatgtttggcactaCTAGGACAActaggaaaaaaaatataaaaaaattgttcttgGACTAGAAAAATGTTGATTTATTTGACAAGAAACAaagagatatcaaatgaaagtactaTGTCGAATTGAACGTATTTTAAGACTGTAGATCGCGAACTCTCCCGTGTCAGGCAAATGTAAAACTGGTTTCATTGAAGAGTCTACCTTCAGGCCAATCAGTCGCTACTTAAGTAACAAAATGATTCTAGAGATGATTTCGTGCCAAAGAATGTAGCAGGAATGCAAAAAGTAACTTGAAATAATTTACTCGAATAGAAACATCGCAAGAACACATTTAATAAAAAGTAGgacgaaaacaagtcgggaaatgctcaggtataaaagattttatgtttccctttgtgaggagcataacgcaggtctctattggttgatagcattggctcgaggtatttaaattgctaagtgctgtcagctgcagtaacctggccagaactgagcgaattaaatatctcgggtcaatgatatcagccaatggagaactgcgtaaagAACTTGTTTCACGcgttaatgcgacctggattaagtggcattccacaactcgtgttctttgtaatcgacatatcaacgaacgtctcaaatctaaaatttaccgcaatgtcgttcgtttGCCGCTGTCTATAGTtgtgtgttggccgactataaaagacaatgaacggcatcttgcggtaatggagacgaagatgttcattggactggtggcgtgacacgttttgattacattcgaaatgaggatatccgcgatcgatatggggttgccccgatcgtggagaaactccgaggaaggcgtcttcgatggtatggtcactcgccttaacgagaattcacttaccaagattgctctgaatatcgaagtcaacgctaagcgaccaaaaggcaggccgaaacaaaggtggcttgacacgctggacgggcatttaaaagcctcgaaattgcatccagatcagcatttgataaaataaaatggcaaaaccgatcacggcgagccgaccccacttgtgaatgggacaaaggctgaagaaaaacaagaagatgtgaggagtgaCTTGTGcttgacagctccgtgtcacatagttaaaatttCCATTGCCTTCTAGCTTTTAaagagtgatttaaataaatcatttgatggaa harbors:
- the LOC119659416 gene encoding Hermansky-Pudlak syndrome 5 protein homolog gives rise to the protein MNDIFTLSGFVDLTSLVKEPLKQTCRIKYTCFDASANYIIFGASSGSLYLFSRNPAKFLHLTPSKHGPITLLSISPNERYVAFATSKGAICVYVINLSPNTAPQMTSTNVGDAGVSYLHWSADEKQFYYGTRGGEVHLVSLTLFMGRTLLNLSVHPILFLDSPIVQISDFESLLLVSNYTKCILCNTEYEEYKQIGNRPRDGYFGATFAISPNENLFASRIYCARPGSRLWEVDLEGNVLQTHQFKESLACPPVRIIRNLDEIQQYCDDERDGNEDSNTYPPQILQFPKLQTILSELIFTHTETGVYIFDPRTSSVVLWCNEFNDRITDCKVIGSDIFIFTNLGSLQRVQLNTLQSHAIELVHRQRLLECAQLLKTNLKYFAEKAKEQYDLHILGTIKSYLISNSQYEMLNDLSVIFDSMNQNENDIIATSKRAPTKTKRLNNGVYILENSFCENLKIKPNSDKQLKDALLTVTGRFGKNIIKYKFNIFAEDQKNLVNDLIPIERNNPFKEINEQLENDQDVICDRLRETRKMQEIVPETILSEEQKTVYNLFMIFKSSQISNVNFLDRYSTIFDTYDSREIIELLEKLKEVMVENGDNQVEAKKNCYEMYFNYLNPEIIWEVDDISREFIIDGFVLVNAVELSRCSNCGFPLEFPAKCRFHALGETLVKFLWSRNEQKRCLEILNAVPSIIDTVCRFYMQEGQIAKAISVALSYPDVSLFREAAKSFDIDEWEKCFEIFASIQLGQVSCVNCDNRVMDTEQIDINRYFDWNSFLDVALQYNKSRDVLNLLLKYSNLIPNNAIGRTFFVKCLVNGE